TAAAAGAGATGCAGAGTATGTTCGTGCTAAAAGAGATCAAACCGTTCCAGACGCTGCCGGTCGGCGCGACTGTGTGACGCCGTAAAAAAACCGGCCGGGGCCGGTTTTCTCTTAACGCATTTCGGCGCGCACGCGCTCAAGATCTTCAGGCGTATCTACGCCGGTGCCGGGCACCACGACGGCAACCGCCACATGGATTTTCTCGCCGTGCCACAGGACGCGCAGTTGCTCCAGCATTTCAATCTGCTCAAGCGGGCTGGCAGGCCAGGTGACATAGCGGCGGATAAACCCGGCGCGATAGCCGTAAATACCGATATGACGCAGAAAGCTGTCGCCGATGGTATCGCGCGACTGCGCGAAACGGTCGCGATCCCACGGAATGGTGGCGCGTGAGAAATAGAGCGCGTAACCCTGCGCATCCATCACCACTTTGACCGCGTTGGGGTTGAACGCTTCCTGGGCATCATGGACCGGCACCGCGAGCGTCGCCAT
This sequence is a window from Cronobacter sakazakii. Protein-coding genes within it:
- the kdsB gene encoding 3-deoxy-manno-octulosonate cytidylyltransferase: MSFVVIIPARYASTRLPGKPLVDINGKPMIIHVLERARESGAARIIVATDHPDVARAIEAAGGEVCMTRADHQSGTERLAEVVEKCGFADDTVIVNVQGDEPMIPPAIIRQVAENLASAQAGMATLAVPVHDAQEAFNPNAVKVVMDAQGYALYFSRATIPWDRDRFAQSRDTIGDSFLRHIGIYGYRAGFIRRYVTWPASPLEQIEMLEQLRVLWHGEKIHVAVAVVVPGTGVDTPEDLERVRAEMR